The Thermocrinis ruber genomic sequence ACCTTCCCACAAAGACTACGTGCTTTCTGTTATCCTCCGGAAAGTTCTCCCTAAAAGAGCCTACAAAGACTACTCCCTCTTTTCTTCCAGACATTTCTTTACTTCTCCCAACAAGTATAGAGAGCCAAGCACCAGCACATCTTCCTTTAGCCCAAAAACATCCCTCGCAGAGCTTAGAGGGACGATTTCCCTAAAGTCCAGCCTTTGGGCATGTTGCACCAGCTCAGATAGTTCCTCTCCTCTGTGGTGGTTGATGGGCACCAAATAGATCTTTTCCGAAAGCTTTCGGAGGAAAGTCATGGACTCTCTCCACTCCTTGTCCTTTAGCCCGGTAAATACGGGAGTTAGCTTTATGCCATGTTTTATCAGCTGATGGACTACCTTCTTGACACCATCTGGGTTATGGGCGCCGTCTATTACCAGCAGGGGGTTTTTTCTTAAGATTTCCATCCTCCCTTCCCACCTTGTCTCTTCAAGGGCCTTTCGTGTTTTATCCTCGTTTAGTTTTATAACTTGGCTTACCAAGGCGATGGCTACGCTTGCGTTGTCTATTTGCCACTTGCCCCAAAGCCCCAGCTTGGCGGAGCTTATTGAAAAAAAGTCCGAGCTGAAGTTCTCCAAGTAGGTTTGCATGCCTTCCACTTTGCCGTAGGCAAAAAAGTCCATGCCCGCCACTATCAGGTCCTTCAGATCGCATAACTCCAAGGCTTTGGGATACAAAGGTTCTTTGGGACTACCGATCACAATAGGTCTGCCGGGCACATATATGCCAAGCTTTTCATAAGCCCTCTCTTCGGGACTTTTACCCAGCCACTTTACATGGTCCCTTTGAACGTTGGTAACCGCACAGGCGGAAGGTCTGCAGGTTCTGGTGGCGTCCCACCTGCCCCCCATTCCTACCTCAAAGACCGCAAAATCCACCTTTTCATCCTCAAAGAACTTTAGGGCTATTAGGGTGCAAGCTTCAAAGTAGGTAAGGTTAAACCTCTCAAAGACGTCCTTTAGCTCCTTTACATACTCTTTTAACCTCTCTTTCTCTATCTTTTGTCTGTTCAGCCTCCACCTCTCCTTTTCATCGTAAAGGTGGGGAGACACAAACCAACCGGTTTTGTAGCCATGCTCCCTGAGAATACGCTCCGCAAAGGCACAGGTAGAGCCCTTCCCATTGGTGCCACCCACCAAGAGGGAAACATAGGAGGGCTTTTTTAAACCCACATACTCAACCGCCTTTTCAATTCGCTCTAAGGTGGGTTCAATGTGGTAATCTTTTCCTTTATAAAGTTCGTAGAGAATTTGATCTTCCACCATCATCGTAATAAAAATAGTTTAAAATTTTAAACCTCAGCAGAGGCTATGGCTGAATATTCCCTTGAGGAGAAGGATATTATAAAAGCCCTCAGCAAAAAGCCTATGCACTTTAACGAGCTTGCCCACCTTTTTTCCTTGGACAAAAAGGGTAGAAAAGCGTTGAAAAAACTGCTAAAAAAGCTAAAAAAAGA encodes the following:
- a CDS encoding bifunctional folylpolyglutamate synthase/dihydrofolate synthase, whose translation is MMVEDQILYELYKGKDYHIEPTLERIEKAVEYVGLKKPSYVSLLVGGTNGKGSTCAFAERILREHGYKTGWFVSPHLYDEKERWRLNRQKIEKERLKEYVKELKDVFERFNLTYFEACTLIALKFFEDEKVDFAVFEVGMGGRWDATRTCRPSACAVTNVQRDHVKWLGKSPEERAYEKLGIYVPGRPIVIGSPKEPLYPKALELCDLKDLIVAGMDFFAYGKVEGMQTYLENFSSDFFSISSAKLGLWGKWQIDNASVAIALVSQVIKLNEDKTRKALEETRWEGRMEILRKNPLLVIDGAHNPDGVKKVVHQLIKHGIKLTPVFTGLKDKEWRESMTFLRKLSEKIYLVPINHHRGEELSELVQHAQRLDFREIVPLSSARDVFGLKEDVLVLGSLYLLGEVKKCLEEKRE